In Bacillus cereus ATCC 14579, a single window of DNA contains:
- a CDS encoding HAD family hydrolase produces MQKYIVFDFDGTLVDSQNIFVPIYNQLAEKHGYKAVKEDEIEHLRKLTMPERCKQLNVPLYKLPILALEFYKLYQPAIKNLVLFHGMKEVLDELHKKGYGIAVISSNSEEHIRAFLHKNGIENIQEVYCSKNLFGKDKMIKRFLKSKKITEKDMLYVGDEQRDVAACKKAGVNVIWVSWGYDVIETVKKDAPDYMVHKPMEIVQVVQGAYS; encoded by the coding sequence ATGCAAAAATATATTGTTTTTGACTTTGATGGCACATTAGTAGATTCACAAAATATATTTGTACCGATTTATAATCAACTTGCTGAAAAACATGGGTATAAAGCAGTAAAGGAAGACGAAATTGAACATTTACGTAAATTAACGATGCCAGAGAGATGTAAACAACTTAATGTACCACTGTATAAACTACCGATATTAGCGTTGGAATTTTATAAATTATATCAGCCTGCTATAAAAAATCTCGTTTTGTTCCATGGGATGAAAGAAGTATTAGATGAACTACATAAAAAAGGCTACGGAATTGCAGTCATATCATCGAACTCAGAAGAGCATATTCGGGCGTTTTTACACAAGAATGGTATCGAAAATATTCAAGAAGTGTATTGTTCTAAAAATTTGTTTGGTAAAGATAAAATGATAAAAAGATTTTTGAAATCAAAAAAAATAACAGAGAAAGATATGTTATATGTCGGTGATGAACAGCGAGACGTAGCAGCGTGTAAAAAGGCTGGAGTGAACGTAATTTGGGTATCTTGGGGATATGATGTTATTGAAACAGTGAAAAAAGATGCACCAGATTACATGGTTCATAAGCCGATGGAAATTGTGCAAGTAGTACAAGGAGCGTATTCTTAA
- a CDS encoding VOC family protein: MNTLRAGIHHIEFWVANLEESISFYNKLFSIIGWRKLNEIAYSTGESEIYFKEVDEEIVRTLGPRHICYQAIHREVVEEVADFLSSTKVKVIRGPIEMNHYSEGYYTIDFYDPNGFIVEVAYTPNAEM, encoded by the coding sequence ATGAATACACTGCGAGCAGGCATTCATCATATTGAATTTTGGGTAGCAAATTTAGAGGAATCCATTTCTTTTTATAATAAGTTGTTTTCCATAATTGGGTGGAGAAAGTTAAATGAAATAGCATATAGCACAGGAGAAAGTGAAATATACTTTAAAGAAGTAGATGAGGAAATTGTAAGGACGTTAGGGCCTAGACATATTTGTTATCAAGCTATTCATAGAGAAGTAGTTGAGGAAGTAGCAGATTTTCTTTCTAGTACGAAAGTGAAGGTAATACGTGGTCCAATTGAAATGAATCATTATTCGGAAGGTTACTATACGATTGATTTTTACGATCCGAATGGATTTATTGTAGAAGTTGCCTATACACCAAATGCAGAAATGTAA
- a CDS encoding aminoglycoside phosphotransferase family protein, with protein MKIITAWQNNIQIVKNAVDIKEISKGFSPDKKYIITSANNDKYLLRTGDIKEYERKKIEFQILNEMQNRSVQAQKPIEIGLLAEEGLCYGIFSYLEGEDAKKLLPTYSPKEQYDIGIEAGKDLAKMHTYEAPNNILPWYERAMKKHSKYLEAYKTCGINIKNDDKIIKFIEENEIYLKNRPNRFQHDDFHLENIIVRDGKYVGVVDFNGYDWGDPLHDFVKIALFARDISIPYSIGQIEGYFNRKIPEEFWTLYTVYVGMTVFSSVVWTLRAAPHMLDDMLERLTIVLEDHNNFELSKPIWFQSDKIDMK; from the coding sequence ATGAAGATAATTACAGCATGGCAAAACAATATACAAATAGTAAAAAATGCAGTGGATATTAAAGAAATTTCTAAAGGTTTTTCACCTGATAAGAAATATATAATTACGAGTGCGAATAATGATAAATATTTATTGCGGACAGGCGATATAAAAGAGTATGAAAGAAAGAAAATAGAGTTTCAAATTTTAAATGAAATGCAAAATCGTAGTGTGCAAGCACAAAAACCAATTGAAATAGGTTTGTTGGCAGAAGAAGGTTTATGCTATGGCATCTTTTCGTATTTAGAAGGGGAAGATGCGAAGAAGTTATTGCCTACGTATTCACCAAAAGAACAATATGATATTGGTATAGAGGCAGGGAAAGATTTAGCAAAAATGCATACATATGAAGCTCCTAATAATATACTTCCATGGTATGAAAGAGCAATGAAAAAACATAGTAAATATTTAGAGGCATATAAAACATGTGGAATAAACATAAAAAATGATGATAAAATCATAAAGTTTATTGAAGAAAATGAAATATATTTAAAGAACCGCCCAAATCGATTTCAACACGATGATTTTCACTTAGAAAATATAATTGTACGGGATGGAAAATATGTAGGTGTTGTTGATTTTAATGGCTACGATTGGGGCGATCCACTTCATGATTTTGTGAAAATTGCACTGTTTGCAAGGGACATTAGTATTCCGTATTCAATCGGACAAATAGAAGGATACTTTAATAGAAAAATACCAGAGGAATTCTGGACATTATACACGGTGTACGTTGGTATGACAGTTTTCTCCTCAGTTGTCTGGACATTACGAGCAGCGCCGCATATGTTAGATGATATGTTAGAGCGCCTTACTATAGTTTTAGAGGATCATAATAACTTTGAGTTATCGAAGCCAATTTGGT